GGAGCCCCATCCCCATAAGGCAGCTTCTGGGGCAGACGGAGAGCCCCGTTCCCCTTCCCATGGATGGGACCCTCGTGGTGGGGTGCGGGTGGTTGCTGCCAGTGCTGGGGCTCAGCCTGAGGGATGGCATCTCCAGGGGTCTGTCCTTGGGGGATGCAACACAAGGGGGGGACGGGTGATGGCAAGTCCTTGGGTGGAGCACTGGCTGTAGTGTGGGGTCTCAATGAACTCTGTTTCTCTGCCCCCACAGATGGCGTCCCCACCACCTGCTGCTTCAGCTACCAGCAGCGCCCCGTCCCACGTAACCTCATCGCCTCCGCCTACATCACCAGCAGCAACTGCAGCCAGCCTGGGGTGATGTGAGTACCCTTCATTCCTGGGGTTTGGGGTGCAATGGCCAGGGCAGAGCACACATgcggggtgctgctggcaggaccCAGCTCCGGCCCCCTGCGGCCCCCTCCCAGCATCCTAACGCTGgttttctccctgcagcctggtcACCAAGAAGGGGAGGGAGATATGTGCGGACCCCGAGGCCGCCTGGGTGAAGGCACACCTGAAGCActttgagaagaaaaactgacccttccctgctgctgctgccccccggtGGGCTTAGTCCCCCGCACCAACATGCAACGGAGTACTTGAACTGCATCTTTCTTCAACGGAAAATTTATTCTATTTAACTTATTTAAGTTAAATTAATtgaatttaaatgtatattttttttttgctataaaaagggaaaatacaaaaataatttaaaatgtgtcaCCATGCCTTTCAAGAATGAGCCTGTATTTCTGATGTCTAATTAAAGTGTTTAGATTATAAAACCCCTTTGTTTGTCTCTGAACTCCCTTCCATGGCGCTTCGCCCTCCCCTGGTtgggctcagctcctgcagagcaACCCCTGACCTCAGCACATCCCCACTGGGTGCTGTTGGAACTTTGTCTTGGGGTCCTGACACCAGCTCCTCGATGGGAAACAGCCCCAGCAGTACAGACAGGAGGGTCGGGGCCACTGCGGCTGCTCTGCCCTGCGGTGCTCAGGCACATCAGCAAACCCACCTGTGATGTTTCACCTTTTATTAGGGACATCCTCTGGGGTTGTCGGTCAGTGGCTGGGAGGTGGCCGAGGGGCTTTCTGTGGGCTGGGAGGGCAGCTGGCTGCCGGGGTGACCTCGCAGCATCCCAGCCTCGTGTTCCAGACCTGAACTCCCAGGAGCCGGGGTGCTGCATGTGGGTCCCTGCGCCGGGGCTGTGGGGTCTGGGTTGGCTGCTCCAGGTGACACTGAGGGGGCTGCAAGAGGCAGGGAGATGAGCACAAGCTCCATCCATCACACCCTTGTGCCCATCTCCTGGTCCCATGGCTGGGATTTCTCTCCAGCGCAGGTGACCATGGTGGCCACGTGTCTATGGGGATGTCCCTCAGCTGCAGCTCTCACCGGTGCATGTGTCGGCGCAGTCGCTGCACTCCCAGGAGCTGATGTCCTCCCCgatgtcagagcagagctgatGGGTCCCGCAGGagccacaggagctgcagagcagcaaccTCCAGGGTCTGGGGGACCGATGGCACCAATGTCCCATGGTCACCAAGGgtcccagggctgtggggtgccagCCCTGGTGGCGTCCGTCCCGCTCCCACCCCAGCAGAtggggctgagctgccagcATGCACCGTGTGCCGTGCTGAGCTCAGCACCCTGGGGAACCTCCATCCCAGCCTGAAGGAGGAGACAAAAGCGTTATCTCCTCGCTGCGGGGACGGGGCCTCCGCCACTCACCCCGTGTCCTCTGACTGCTCCCGTCCCACCGGGCACAGGCACTGGCTGGCGTCGCAGGATCTATGCCGCTGGTAATGCTCCTCAAAAGCCCCGTCCTCCTCCCAGGCAGCGTCCCTGCGGGAGACGGGGACAGCTCAGTCCCGGGAGGATGAGGGGGAccctggggaggcaggaggggactGGCTTGGGGCTCATTGTGGAGCCGgacagaggcagggagagggatgCTGACCTGTCGGGGATTTTGATGCCCAGGCGAAACATCTCCTCCTGGAAGGTCTGCACGTCCTGGCACAGCGGGCAGCGGAAATGGTGCAGGGCCGAGCTCAGCGCCTGGCTCTGGGGCAGGGGTGGCATCAGCGGGGTGGTCCCATGTACCCCTCCCACAGGTTTGGGTGATGCCGGGGGGCGATGCCACCCACCTGGATGCAGCGGCGGTGGAACCAGGCGCTGGTGCAGGCGGGACAGACCAGGGTGTTGTAGCAGGGCCGCCTCACCACCGCCTCCAGGCAGATGACACACGGGCTGTGGCCCTGCTGCGGTGCTCGCAGCCGCTGTGCCGGCCGGTGCTGCCAGCAAAAGGACctgggggacagggctggcagctcagctccctgctccgtccctcctccagccccagagGGTGCCCGCACTCACTTGAACTCCCCGAAAAACTGGGAGACGCAGCCCCGCTCGATGCCGCAGGGGAAGTGGAAGTTTCGGGGACATCTCCGGACCTGGCAGGTGACCGAGGcgccctgctgccagcagatgCAGCACgtctggggacagcaggagggTGGCTGCCATCAGCACGGGGCTCCCGGGGTGCTCAGGGAGCCCGTGCCCTGCAGAGCCCGGTGACATTTTGGTGGGCCACCTGGCTGGGGACACCGCACCACTGATAAAACCTTAACCCCATAACCCGTAACCCCTTTGAGCATCCTCAAAATGCTCAGGTTTTGAgggaaagagactttttttgGACAAACAAGGCTGTGGTGAGCTGTTTGCAGCCGGCTGCTGGAGCATCCCAACCCAGGGGCACGGGGACCGAGGTGGGGACACGTGTCCCCCGCCTCACCTTCTGTGCCACccgctgcagctcctggtggaTGTCGGGGAAGAGGAAGCCGAAGAAACCCTCTCCGTCATCCCCTTGCTGGCTCAGCCCGCTGGCGTGGTACTGCAAGAGGGAGccgggggtgtgtgtggggtgggcAACTGCTGGCACGGGgtcgggggccgggggctgaaCCCCCTGGGGGCTCACCAGGCAGTTCTCGTGGATGCAGAGCCCATCCTGCTGGCACGTCTCCCCAAACACCTCGGGGTCGTCATCTGCCCGCTGGCACAGCCTGCACACTGCCATGGGGAGGGTGGCATCGTCACCCCCAGCACCGTGCTGGGGGGGCCCACGGGGGTGACAGCAGCATAtgggggagggctgggggagaggcaAACCCCCTACGGGGATGCTCTGCACTCACCTTCCTCCTCGGGGACATGCCgcttcttttttgggggggacgGCACCTGAGGGGACCCTGCCAGCACCCtgagctgggctgtgggacTGAGGGGGCTGACTGGGGGGGGTTGTGGCACCCTGTGGCGCCGGGGTCTCAGCTCCATCACCGCATGGGGCCGAGGGGAGGTTGGTGGGGTCAGGAACCGTCCCCTTCCTTGTCCCCACAGTTTTGGGGACAAGAAGGGGAGCCGAGCTGGTGGCAGCGCCCTGCactggggggcgggggggtgaTGGGTGTGTGACACGGCCCCGCACATTGTGATGGAGCACTGAGGAACCCCAGGGGAGGTGACGTGGTGGTGATGTCAGGATGAGCACAGCCATGACACGGGGGGCTGAGTGTGCTGGGGGGGCCCTGAAGGACAGGGACCCCATGTCGGGATGCCAGCATCACCCCACAGGGCCCGGCTCCCACCCTGGGGGTATAGCAGGGAGATGAGAGCCAAACAAAGGGTTTTGCAGGCCAAGCACTTTATTTAGGCATCAGAGCCCCCGACTCTTGACAAGCATTTTGATGTCTTCTCCGTCATCTTTGTAATTTGACTTTGTTAGCAGTGattggggcagcagcagcagcagggaagggtcagtttttcttctcaaagTGCTTCAGGTGTGCCTTCACCCAGGTGGCCTGGGGGTCCGCGCATATCTCCCTCCCCTTTGTGGTgaccaggctgcagggagaaaacCAGCGTTAGGatgctgggagggggcagcagggggctggagctgggtcctgccagcagcaccccacaTGTCCCCAGCCACGTTCCCATCCCCTGTCCCCCTCCCAGCAATGCACAGGGCTCTGCCCTGGCCATTGCACCCCAAACCCCAGGAATGGAGGGTACTCACACCACCCCAGgatggctgcagctgctgctggtgaagTAGTAAGAGGTGATGAAGCTAAGTGGGACGCGGCGCTGCGGGAATGCGAAGCAGCATTTGATGGGGGCATTGTCTGTGGGGACAGAGAAACAGAACTCAGTGAGACCCCACACTACAGCCAGTGCTCCACCCAAGGACTTACCATCACCCGTCCCCCCCTTGTGTTGCATCCCCCAAGGACAGACCCCTGGAGATGCCATCCCTCAGGCTGAGCCCCAGCACTGGTGGCAACCACCCGCACCCCACCACGAGGGTCCCATCCATgggaagggggatggggctcTCCGTCTGCCCCAGAAGCTGCCTTatggggatggggcacccaGCCCCAGGGGGTCACAGTGACACCCCAACTTACCAAGTTGGGCCacagctggggagcagagggccAGGAAGAGGAGAGCGGCCAGGACAGCTGCGAAGACCTTCATGGTGCTGAGCGGATGGCAagaggggctggaggtggctgcGGGGCTCTCCTCGGCACAATGCTCAGTCCCCGTTTCTGCCTTTTATCCTATGGCCACTGGGCAAGCGCAGAAAAGGATGCATACATTGTTCCTAGGAAATTATGTCAGGACACCCGATTTTTGCTGAGAAAGTCTGatttttggagaagaaatgctgatttttggAGAAAGCGAGGAAGCTGCAAAAGGGGAAGCGCCAGCCACAGGAGCACTGCTTTCGGATTCCATTTTGGTGTTCGCTGGGGACGAACTGGGGCCCAAAGCCCTGTGGTGAGAGCCAGGCTGGGACATGGGGCTCCACGAATGGAGCCCTGATGGGATCTGATGGATTAAGGCTGCTCCATCCTCCCTGTGCTCAACCAGCTCTAAAGCATCCGTGGTTTCCATCACTTGGAGCGTAAGGACTTTGGTGACGGAGTGCCCAGCACCCCACGGTCCCATTTCCTTTGTCCTGGCAGCAGGATGCTAACCGCCTGACGTCCCTGTTGCTGCCTTGGGGTGGCGGAGGGGCTctggtgggaagggaaggattgTCCCCGCCTGGTGCTGGCGACTGCCAGGCTCCAGAAGGAGCGGGGCCACCCCGGGGTGCCCATCTGCAAGGGCCCAGCTGGGGCTAAGGGACGGTGCCAAGCccccaggctttgtccttctGCAGCCACCAGCGTTTaactcccagctccctcctggggAAAGCAACAACCTCCCCCCCCAAGTCCTCAAAATCCAACTTTTCTCCTCTGTCTGCCTAAATTCACATCCCACAGGGCATCCTCAGCGTCCTTAAACCCACAATGGGGTAGGGACAGCTCAATGTGGGGGGCTACGGGGCCAGCCTTCACCCCCTTGGTTTCACTGCCCCTCCAACACCTTCTGGGCAGTTCCTGGTCCCCGTGGGGATGtcaacccccccccaaacccctcttTCCTCCAGCAGGATTTAAGTCTCACTCCAGTTCAGGACAGGGCTCTTTATTAAGGCCACCAAGGGCTGTACACGGGtgtggagaggaagagaggggggacgaaggcagcaggagctggggccaGCCCCAGGGGTTAACGAGGCACCACGGGCAGGTAGCGGCGAGGCACAAATAAATAGGGtgcgtggtggtggtggcttcACGCCACGGCATTGCTCAGCTTCTGTCTGTTCAGGTACTCCTGGAACCAGGGCTCTTCGGGGTCCACGCAGACCTTCCTCCCCTTCAGCAGCTCCACTCTGGGGGCAGAGGGGTGGTGTTAGATGGGGTGACCCCCCCTTTGACCCCAtcacccctctcccccccaaaatGCTGACTTTGGGCATCTTAAATTTCTTGTAAACCCTGGGTTCCTTCCCATTTTTATCAGTGAAACAGGGGGTTGGGGTTGCAGGGACATTCGGAAGAAACAGGGAAGGGGGGTGCGCATCTCACACAGCACCCAGGGCGGGGTGTGACTCATTTTGGGGTGTCCCTGATGGCAGGTGAAACCTCAGGGAGGGTGGGCGAGCGAGGGCGAGGAGCgtggtggggaggaaggctgGGGGAGGAAGATTGAAGATTGGGGGAGGAAGATTGGGGGAGGAAGGCCATGGGACCGGGGCACTCACCTCACGCCTCTGCGGGAGCAGTTTGGGAGCGTCTCCTCGTAGCTCCGGATGAGCGAGGCAGggattttcttctggaagaacATATCCTTGTAGCAGCATTTGGAGCGGGGGCTGCGGACTGAGAGCAGACAGGGCTtggtgctgtccccaggggtGTCACTGCTCCCCAGGCACCTtcctgctccccctgctccgAGGGTCCCCGGAGTGTCCCCATCTCCGTGGCTTTGCCCCAGTGATGGACCCCCCTGGTTCTGCCCATCAGGAAAGCCCCAGAAACGAGCCCCTACCCCTGGGGCATGCCCAGACCCCTCGGCACCTCCTGAAGCTGTGCCTGAGCCTATTTTGGCTCCATTTAACAGGAATGGGACACCTCCAGCACCCCAACTCCCCAACAGGAGCATCGCCAAAGCTGCGCCCCCGACCCCAAACAGCTCCATGTCGGTACTTACAGGATAAACCCCAGCTTTCAGTCCAGACAGCAGCGAGCAGCAGGGCGACCAGGGTCAGGGAGAAGAGCTTCATATCCAACCTGGCTTTATCAGCTCCAGCGACCCGTAGCTCTTGCTTGTTTCGGGGCTACATTGAGCTACCTGCCTCTCTTGCCTGCGCCTCGGCGTTATAAAGCCCCCGGGCAGCATTTCCATGACACCCCCGGACTCTCCCCAGTGGAAGAAGTGCTCGTCGGCGTTCATAAAGGGCAAGTGGTGAATGGAAATTCCTCCCTCTGGCCggtgctgctccagcccctgctcacaCCCAACCTACGGCCCAGGAGGACGGTTGGAAATTCTGGTAAGGAGCCACAGCTCTGCACCGCTGGTGATGCACTGGGGACAGCGATCTATTTTGGGTTCGGCTGCTGCCACTGTGACAAACCACACAGGATGATGCTTGTGCTCAGCGAAGCCCCAGGAGAGCTTCTTTTCAAAAACCATCCTGGCTGTGGTGCTGCTCTTGCTGTTCTTCACGGGGGCGTGTGGCTCCCACCAGCCCACTCGAGACCCTGTGGCTGCGTGTTGGCTGCCCACGGCGGGGGCTGTGCCACCCATGGTGTCACCCGTGGTGGTGGCCGTGCCCATCACATCTCCTCGTGACAGCCCTGGAGTGGGGGCTGGCACCAGGGCCAGATCCTGCACCCCTGAGGGGCAGCTCTGGTTGAATTTTGGCCGGGGTCTCCATGGGGACAGCTGGTGGATGAGCACAAGAAGCCCCCTCCTTGCAGGTTGGCACCGACCCGGAGCTGTGCCCACCTCTCACCCCTTTTACTGATGGCTTCCCCAAAGCCCACATGGACACTTCTTGACCCCGTGCACCCCCTGAATCcctcttcccccttctcccaCCCCCAGGACACATCAGGAATGGCCAGGACTTCATCTCTTCCCAGCGCTTTAGCGAGTCCAACGCTCACAGATGTTCTTTTGCACCCAGAGAAAGCCAAGAGGCGGACCTTGCCTGCTCCCCAGACACTTCACAGCCAGATGTTTGTGTGTACAAAGTTCCCTTTAATTCCATCACCGCGCCTTACAAAAAAACAAGGGTGAAGCTATTCCCTCTTAACCCCTATGCTGCAGGAAGCCTGGTGAGCGCCGTGACACCGACACGCCGGTGCTGCCACCCGCAAAGCAGTTGTCCCCTGCCTGAGACCCCGTCCTGCCTTGGTCCCAGGGTGGGGGACAGCGAGAGATACAGGAGGTACGGAGCTGCCTGCGTGCAGAGCTCCAGGGTTTGGGCGTCCCAGTGGGATGCTGGATCcggggatggaaaaaaaacaaagaggtgAGTGCTGGtcagcctggagctgggcatGGGGCCACGATGGGAAGGACAGCCTCGATGTGCCACGTTGCCCCTCGTGTCCCCATGGCCACCTCTGCCATGGGGTGACCCTGGGGGGCCCCGCGGGGTTCCCAAGGCCACGCTAGCTGGGTATGGAGAAGGAGCTGACTGGGAAGCTCTGCTGGTACCTCTTCACCCAGGCCCTGCCCGCCTGGGCGCAGATCTCCTTGCCGCTCTTCACCTTGAAGCTGGgcagagagaagcaaaaggCTTAGAGGGGACGCACTACGGGGCTGTAGGGCTCAGTTTTGGGGGAGCTCGGAGATGCCTCATGCCCCATCCCACCCCTgggcagcacaggagcaggtctggacactgaaaagaaagaagcagcaacGCCTCGATGCCGCCCGAGGGGCAGGGGGTACTCACATCACCGCCTGGTGCGGGCACTCAGGGCTGGTGGCGTAGCAGGAGACGACGTTGTCCCTCTTGATTCGTCTCGTCTGGAAGTTGAAGCAGCACTTGTCGGGCACGGCCGGGGCTCCTGGGGGGGACAGTGAGAGCTCAGCTCAGCCTGGAGGCCCCCAGCTCCAGTTTGCATGAAGCAAACCCACCCCCATGCACCCCCTCCCTCTTTTCTGGGGTCCCTGtgctgtccccgtccccagtCCCCTGGGTGGCTGTGCTCACTCTGGGCCAGGTTCTCGTAGCAAAGCgtgatgaggaggaggaggacgcaGAAGGCCCCGGCTGCCTTGGccatcctgggctgcaggagggctgcggGCTGCTCCGTGCTCCCTCCTGCTTGGGACGGGGCTGCTTTTATGGGGCTGCTTCCAGTGGGACCAGCAGTTGCGTAGACAGGGGGAGGACCTGGTTCCTGGCCGTGTCCCAAAGCACAGAGGGTGGGCgattcccttcctctcccaagGAGGAAAAACTTCTCACAGAACCCAATGGGGTTGGGATTTTCCAAACTCCTGCCTCTGGCATTGGGACTAATGGGTGGGTTGCTCCCCGAGTTTGGCTCCACACCCCAATTCCCAGGCGGGTTGCAGGGCACATAGGGCAGGACGGCGTCTAGGAGcccagcagggtgctggcagccagACCCGCTCCCCGTGGACACCACatctgggagcagcagccccgtgtCCATGGGAGTAGAGCAGATGTCTGTGTCCCATCGCCGTGCCTCCCAGCATGGGGGCCGATGGCCAACCCCGGTGCCAGAATCCCAGAAAGCCATAGGGAAACA
This DNA window, taken from Anas acuta chromosome 19, bAnaAcu1.1, whole genome shotgun sequence, encodes the following:
- the LOC137842267 gene encoding C-C motif chemokine 3-like encodes the protein MKVFAAVLAALLLLALCSPAVAHLDGVPTTCCFSYQQRPVPRNLIASAYITSSNCSQPGVILVTKKGREICADPEAAWVKAHLKHFEKKN
- the LOC137842399 gene encoding PHD finger protein 7-like; translation: MELRPRRHRVPQPPPVSPLSPTAQLRVLAGSPQVPSPPKKKRHVPEEEVCRLCQRADDDPEVFGETCQQDGLCIHENCLYHASGLSQQGDDGEGFFGFLFPDIHQELQRVAQKTCCICWQQGASVTCQVRRCPRNFHFPCGIERGCVSQFFGEFKSFCWQHRPAQRLRAPQQGHSPCVICLEAVVRRPCYNTLVCPACTSAWFHRRCIQSQALSSALHHFRCPLCQDVQTFQEEMFRLGIKIPDRDAAWEEDGAFEEHYQRHRSCDASQCLCPVGREQSEDTGPWRLLLCSSCGSCGTHQLCSDIGEDISSWECSDCADTCTVSPGAANPDPTAPAQGPTCSTPAPGSSGLEHEAGMLRGHPGSQLPSQPTESPSATSQPLTDNPRGCP
- the LOC137842221 gene encoding C-C motif chemokine 4 homolog → MKLFSLTLVALLLAAVWTESWGLSFRSPRSKCCYKDMFFQKKIPASLIRSYEETLPNCSRRGVRVELLKGRKVCVDPEEPWFQEYLNRQKLSNAVA
- the LOC137842220 gene encoding C-C motif chemokine 3-like, with the protein product MAKAAGAFCVLLLLITLCYENLAQRAPAVPDKCCFNFQTRRIKRDNVVSCYATSPECPHQAVIFKVKSGKEICAQAGRAWVKRYQQSFPVSSFSIPS